A section of the Salvelinus fontinalis isolate EN_2023a chromosome 33, ASM2944872v1, whole genome shotgun sequence genome encodes:
- the LOC129832385 gene encoding reticulon-2-like isoform X2 — protein MANINVMDLIYWKDTERTGMVFTGLVVGLLSLFQLSIITVVSTISLGVMCFTVSVSIYYKILQVLNMGDGVHPFKAYLDLEISFSGELADQYTQKAIVTVISAANSLKNLFLVGNLFDSLKLLALMYLVTFLGDLCNGLTVLIIAVITLFSLPLFYRQHQAKVDSFFAGIQAKVDNVKDILHRIAQGGGPAPDPTPGGAKPKTQ, from the exons ATGGCCAACATTAATG tgatgGATCTGATCTACTGGAAGGACACAGAGCGTACAGGCATGGTATTCACAGGGCTGGTGGTTGGCCTGCTGTCCTTGTTCCAGCTCAGCATCATCACAGTCGTCTCCACCATCTCCCTGGGCGTCATGTGCTTCACCGTCTCAGTCAGCATCTACTATAAAATCCTGCAAGTGCTCAACATGGGAGACGGAGTGCACCCTTTCAA gGCGTATCTGGATCTGGAAATAAGTTTCAGTGGGGAGCTGGCGGACCAATACACGCAGAAGGCCATCGTTACAGTCATCTCTGCTGCTAACTCACTCAAGAATCTCTTCCTGGTTGGAAACCTCTTTGACTCTCTCAAG CTCCTGGCTCTGATGTACCTGGTGACTTTCCTGGGAGACCTGTGTAACGGCCTTACAGTGCTCATCATTG CTGTGatcactctcttctctctaccgCTGTTCTACAGACAGCACCAG GCAAAAGTGGACAGCTTCTTTGCAGGAATTCAGGCAAAGGTTGACAACGTCAAGGACAT TCTCCACAGAATTGCCCAAGGTGGTGGCCCCGCCCCTGACCCAACCCCTGGCGGTGCGAAGCCCAAAACACAATGA